The Chelatococcus sp. HY11 genome includes a window with the following:
- the hutU gene encoding urocanate hydratase: MTTQTRIDNARVIRAPRGPEISAKSWLTEAPLRMLMNNLDPDVAEKPQELVVYGGIGRAARDWESFDRIVAALRRLEDDQTLLVQSGKPVGVFRTHKDAPRVLIANSNLVPHWANWDHFNELDKKGLAMYGQMTAGSWIYIGAQGIVQGTYETFVEMGRQHFGGDLSGKWILTAGLGGMGGAQPLAATMAGASCLAIECQPSRIDFRLRTGYVDVKADTLDEALAIIEKSCADKKPISVALLGNAAEILPEMVKRGIKPDAVTDQTSAHDPVNGYLPAGWTLAEWEERRQSDPKGVAKAAKASMAVHVKAMLDFFHAGIPTVDYGNNIRQMALEEGVANAFDFPGFVPAYIRPLFCRGIGPFRWAALSGDPEDIARTDAKVKELIPDNAHLHNWLDMAGERIKFQGLPARICWVGLGDRHRLGLAFNEMVRNGELKAPIVIGRDHLDSGSVASPNRETEAMRDGSDAVSDWPLLNALLNTASGATWVSLHHGGGVGMGFSQHAGMVIVCDGSPEADARLARVLWNDPATGVMRHADAGYDIAIDCARENGLDLPSL; the protein is encoded by the coding sequence ATGACGACACAGACCCGCATCGACAATGCCCGCGTGATCCGCGCCCCGCGCGGCCCCGAGATCAGCGCCAAGAGCTGGCTGACCGAGGCCCCTTTGCGCATGCTGATGAACAACCTCGATCCCGATGTCGCCGAGAAGCCGCAGGAGCTCGTCGTCTATGGCGGCATCGGCCGCGCCGCGCGCGACTGGGAGAGCTTCGACCGCATCGTCGCCGCGCTGCGCCGGCTCGAGGACGACCAGACCCTGCTTGTCCAGTCCGGCAAACCGGTCGGCGTGTTCCGCACTCACAAGGATGCGCCGCGCGTCCTCATCGCCAACTCCAACCTCGTGCCGCACTGGGCGAACTGGGACCATTTCAACGAGCTCGACAAGAAGGGCCTGGCCATGTACGGCCAGATGACCGCGGGCTCCTGGATCTATATCGGTGCCCAAGGGATCGTGCAGGGCACCTACGAGACCTTCGTCGAGATGGGCCGCCAGCATTTCGGTGGCGACCTCTCCGGCAAGTGGATCCTGACCGCCGGTCTCGGCGGCATGGGTGGCGCGCAGCCGCTTGCCGCGACCATGGCCGGCGCCTCGTGCCTCGCCATTGAATGCCAGCCGAGCCGCATCGATTTCCGCCTGCGCACGGGCTATGTTGACGTGAAGGCCGATACGCTGGACGAAGCTCTGGCGATCATCGAGAAGTCCTGCGCGGACAAGAAGCCAATCTCGGTGGCCCTCCTCGGCAATGCGGCCGAAATCCTGCCCGAGATGGTCAAGCGCGGCATCAAGCCCGACGCGGTCACCGACCAAACGTCCGCCCATGACCCGGTCAACGGCTATCTCCCGGCCGGCTGGACGCTGGCCGAGTGGGAAGAGCGCCGCCAGTCCGACCCCAAGGGCGTCGCCAAAGCCGCCAAGGCCTCAATGGCCGTGCATGTGAAGGCGATGCTCGACTTTTTCCACGCCGGCATCCCGACCGTCGACTACGGCAACAACATCCGCCAGATGGCGCTGGAGGAAGGCGTCGCGAACGCGTTCGACTTCCCCGGCTTCGTGCCGGCCTATATCCGGCCGCTGTTCTGCCGCGGCATCGGTCCCTTCCGCTGGGCGGCTCTCTCGGGCGATCCCGAGGATATCGCCCGGACGGACGCCAAGGTGAAGGAGCTCATCCCGGACAACGCCCATCTCCACAACTGGCTCGACATGGCCGGCGAGCGCATCAAGTTCCAGGGCCTGCCGGCACGCATCTGCTGGGTCGGCCTCGGCGACCGCCACCGGCTCGGCCTTGCCTTCAACGAAATGGTGCGTAACGGCGAGCTGAAGGCGCCCATCGTCATCGGTCGCGATCACCTCGATTCCGGCTCCGTCGCCTCGCCGAACCGCGAGACCGAAGCCATGCGTGATGGCTCGGACGCCGTGTCCGACTGGCCGCTGCTGAACGCGCTCCTCAACACCGCCTCCGGCGCGACCTGGGTGTCGCTGCACCATGGCGGCGGCGTCGGCATGGGCTTCTCCCAGCATGCCGGTATGGTCATCGTCTGCGACGGCTCGCCCGAGGCGGATGCGCGGCTGGCGCGCGTGCTGTGGAACGATCCGGCCACCGGTGTGATGCGCCACGCGGATGCGGGCTACGACATCGCCATCGATTGCGCCCGCGAGAACGGGCTCGATCTACCATCCCTGTAA
- a CDS encoding HutD family protein produces MRLLKQRDHRKMPWKNGGGVTYEVAAAPEGAALDAFDWRVSMARVEASGPFSAFPGCDRILTVLSGGPMTLRTGDAPARTLDDTSTPFAFAADVPTIAEAVETALLDLNVMVRRGRATATVTRHRGVNLRINPRESSATLVLAKGGDAAINSLHTLMTDGDVLVIAASDRPLTISPSTQAVLYEIRITTADQH; encoded by the coding sequence ATGCGTCTTCTGAAACAGCGCGACCACAGGAAGATGCCGTGGAAGAACGGCGGCGGCGTCACCTACGAGGTGGCTGCCGCCCCGGAGGGCGCGGCGCTTGATGCCTTCGACTGGCGGGTCAGCATGGCCCGCGTCGAGGCGTCGGGGCCGTTCTCGGCCTTCCCTGGCTGTGACCGCATCCTGACCGTGCTGTCAGGGGGGCCCATGACACTGCGGACAGGTGATGCTCCCGCCCGCACCCTCGACGACACAAGCACGCCGTTCGCCTTCGCCGCTGATGTGCCGACGATCGCCGAGGCTGTGGAAACCGCCCTGCTCGATCTCAATGTCATGGTGCGGCGCGGCCGCGCCACCGCCACCGTCACCCGCCATCGCGGCGTTAACCTGCGGATCAACCCGCGAGAGTCCTCTGCAACGCTTGTGCTGGCCAAGGGCGGCGACGCCGCGATCAATAGTCTTCATACGCTGATGACGGACGGAGATGTTCTTGTGATAGCTGCCTCCGACAGGCCTCTCACTATAAGCCCCTCCACGCAGGCCGTGCTCTACGAGATCCGCATCACAACCGCCGATCAGCATTGA
- a CDS encoding DUF502 domain-containing protein: MTTLSGPTTVGARLKTYFFTGLIVAGPLAITAYIIWWLVTLVDGWVKPLIPLSYLPETYLPFAIPGFGLIVAFVGLTLLGFLTAGLVGRTLLNFGERILARMPVVRGLYKGVKQVFETIFSQSGSSFRKVGLVQFPAPGMWSIVFLSAPPSEEMASHMPEAGDYVSAFMPCTPNPTTGFFFFVPRKDLIEVSISVEDAAKLIMSAGMIQPVANAQAKLAQLAETARLTADPVPSTRIAEKVE; this comes from the coding sequence ATGACGACACTGAGTGGACCCACGACCGTGGGCGCACGGCTGAAGACCTATTTTTTCACGGGCCTCATCGTGGCGGGGCCGCTCGCCATCACCGCCTATATCATCTGGTGGCTGGTCACTTTGGTGGATGGCTGGGTCAAGCCTCTGATCCCCTTGTCCTATCTGCCGGAAACCTATCTGCCCTTCGCTATTCCGGGCTTCGGCCTGATCGTGGCCTTCGTGGGGCTGACGCTGCTCGGCTTCCTCACAGCGGGTCTCGTCGGCCGCACGCTCCTGAATTTCGGCGAGCGCATTCTGGCGCGCATGCCGGTGGTGCGTGGGCTCTACAAGGGCGTGAAGCAGGTCTTCGAGACCATCTTCTCCCAGTCCGGGAGTTCCTTTCGGAAGGTCGGGCTGGTGCAGTTCCCGGCGCCGGGCATGTGGTCCATCGTCTTCCTCTCGGCGCCGCCCTCTGAGGAGATGGCCTCGCACATGCCGGAAGCGGGCGACTATGTCAGCGCCTTCATGCCCTGCACGCCCAATCCCACCACCGGCTTCTTCTTCTTCGTGCCGCGCAAGGACCTGATCGAGGTTTCGATCAGCGTCGAGGATGCCGCCAAGCTGATCATGTCGGCAGGCATGATCCAGCCCGTCGCGAATGCCCAGGCCAAGCTCGCGCAACTCGCGGAAACCGCGCGCCTCACCGCCGATCCGGTGCCATCAACACGCATCGCCGAGAAGGTCGAATAG
- the hutG gene encoding N-formylglutamate deformylase — MAETSPPWLSIRRGNAPLIVSLPHTGTEIPAEIESKLVSPWLARKDADWWIDKLYDFAVDLDATIIHTAISRTVIDVNRDPSGASLYPGQATTELCPTTSFDGEPLYKAGAAPSEADVAARRAAYFEPYHAALAAELQRLRAAHPKVVLYDCHSIRSTIPRLFDGELPQFNIGTNSGKSCAPALEKLVAEACAASGQTSVLNGRFKGGWITRHHSRPEAGIHAVQMELGCRGYMHEPAAVDEANWPSPYDPAYAAPMRAFLNPLLTSVLAFARS, encoded by the coding sequence ATGGCGGAGACCTCACCCCCCTGGCTCAGCATAAGGCGGGGCAACGCTCCGCTTATCGTCAGCCTGCCTCATACAGGCACGGAAATACCGGCCGAGATCGAGAGCAAGCTTGTTTCGCCGTGGCTCGCCCGCAAGGATGCCGACTGGTGGATCGACAAGCTCTATGACTTCGCCGTCGATCTCGACGCAACGATCATCCACACGGCGATCTCGCGCACGGTGATCGACGTCAACCGCGACCCGAGCGGCGCGTCACTCTATCCCGGGCAGGCGACGACCGAGCTCTGCCCGACGACGAGCTTCGACGGCGAGCCGCTGTACAAGGCCGGCGCCGCGCCTTCCGAGGCTGATGTCGCCGCACGCCGCGCGGCTTATTTCGAGCCCTATCACGCGGCTCTCGCCGCGGAGCTCCAGCGTCTGCGCGCGGCCCACCCCAAGGTCGTGCTCTATGATTGCCACTCGATCCGCTCGACCATTCCCCGGCTGTTCGATGGCGAGCTGCCGCAGTTCAACATCGGTACCAACAGCGGCAAGAGCTGCGCCCCAGCACTCGAGAAGCTCGTTGCCGAGGCCTGCGCAGCATCTGGCCAGACCAGCGTCCTCAACGGACGCTTCAAGGGCGGCTGGATCACGCGTCATCACAGTCGGCCAGAGGCTGGAATTCACGCCGTCCAGATGGAGCTCGGCTGCCGGGGTTACATGCACGAGCCCGCCGCCGTGGACGAGGCCAACTGGCCCTCTCCTTACGACCCCGCCTATGCGGCGCCCATGCGCGCCTTCCTCAACCCATTGCTGACATCCGTACTCGCCTTCGCGCGTTCGTGA
- a CDS encoding succinate dehydrogenase assembly factor 2, protein MDTESDVHAVRLRRLKFRAWHRGMREMDLIFGRFADAKLPELDEADLAAFESLLDEQDKDIFSWYCGEVPLPLHYDTPFFAKLRAFPVHRM, encoded by the coding sequence ATGGACACCGAAAGCGATGTGCATGCGGTCCGGCTACGCCGGCTGAAGTTTCGCGCCTGGCATCGCGGCATGCGGGAGATGGACCTTATCTTTGGCCGTTTCGCCGATGCTAAGCTTCCAGAACTCGATGAGGCCGATCTGGCCGCTTTCGAGAGCCTGCTCGACGAGCAGGACAAGGACATCTTCTCCTGGTACTGCGGCGAGGTACCCCTTCCGCTGCACTACGACACGCCGTTCTTCGCCAAGTTGCGCGCCTTTCCTGTCCATCGGATGTGA
- the hutH gene encoding histidine ammonia-lyase: MTAITLEPGRIPLDAWRAIYRGARVALDPGVRPAIARSAEAVATIVAKGEPIYGINTGFGKLASIQIGLDELETLQRNIVLSHAAGVGEPMPVPVARLMMALKLASLARGASGVKLETIDLLLAFLDKGITPVVPAQGSVGASGDLAPLAHMTTVMIGVGEAFVDGVRMPATKALEQAGLKPLTLGAKEGLALLNGTQFSTANALAGLFEAERLFQTALITGALSTDAARGSDAPFDRRIHDLRGHAGQREVGAVLLSLMEGSAIRQSHLTGDDRVQDPYCLRCQPQVMGACLDLLRQAATTLTIEANGVSDNPLVFAEDGEVISGGNFHAEPVAFAADMIAMAICEIGSLSERRITLLTDPALSRLPAFLTPKPGLNSGFMIPQVTAAALVSENKQSAFPASVDSIPTSANQEDHVSMAAHGARRLIRMAENLTGVLGIELLAAAQGCDFHKPLASSAALEAVRARLRRDVPTLEDDRYFHPDMAAANALITAGEVIKAANHTLPGLEG, encoded by the coding sequence ATGACTGCGATTACTCTTGAGCCCGGCCGGATCCCGCTGGACGCCTGGCGCGCCATCTATCGCGGCGCGCGCGTTGCGCTCGACCCGGGCGTGCGCCCCGCCATCGCCCGTTCCGCCGAGGCCGTTGCCACCATCGTCGCCAAGGGCGAGCCGATCTACGGCATCAATACCGGCTTCGGGAAGCTCGCCTCGATCCAGATCGGCCTCGACGAACTGGAGACCTTGCAGCGCAACATCGTGCTCTCCCACGCCGCCGGCGTCGGCGAGCCGATGCCGGTGCCCGTCGCGCGGCTGATGATGGCGCTGAAGCTCGCAAGCCTGGCGCGCGGCGCCTCCGGCGTGAAGCTGGAGACCATCGACCTGCTGCTCGCCTTCCTCGACAAGGGCATCACCCCGGTCGTGCCGGCGCAGGGCTCGGTCGGCGCCTCGGGCGACCTCGCCCCCCTCGCCCATATGACGACGGTCATGATCGGCGTCGGCGAGGCCTTTGTCGACGGCGTGCGGATGCCGGCCACCAAGGCGCTGGAACAGGCTGGCCTCAAGCCGCTGACGCTCGGCGCCAAGGAAGGGCTCGCCCTTCTCAACGGCACCCAGTTCTCGACCGCCAACGCGCTTGCCGGCCTCTTTGAGGCCGAGCGCCTGTTCCAGACGGCGCTGATCACCGGAGCCCTGTCGACCGACGCGGCCCGTGGCTCGGATGCCCCCTTCGATCGGCGCATCCATGACCTGCGTGGCCACGCCGGCCAGCGCGAGGTGGGTGCCGTTCTGCTCTCCCTGATGGAGGGGAGCGCCATCCGTCAGTCGCACCTCACAGGCGATGACCGGGTGCAGGACCCCTATTGCCTGCGCTGCCAGCCTCAGGTGATGGGCGCATGCCTCGACCTCCTGCGCCAGGCCGCCACCACGCTGACCATCGAGGCGAACGGCGTCTCGGACAATCCGCTCGTCTTCGCCGAGGACGGCGAGGTGATCTCCGGCGGCAACTTCCACGCCGAGCCCGTGGCCTTCGCGGCGGACATGATCGCCATGGCCATCTGCGAGATCGGTTCCTTGTCGGAGCGTCGCATCACGCTCCTGACCGACCCCGCGCTGTCGCGCCTGCCGGCCTTCCTCACGCCAAAGCCCGGCCTCAACTCCGGCTTCATGATCCCGCAGGTGACGGCGGCCGCCCTCGTCTCCGAGAACAAGCAGAGCGCCTTCCCGGCGAGCGTCGATTCCATCCCGACATCGGCCAACCAGGAAGACCATGTTTCCATGGCGGCCCATGGGGCGCGCCGCCTCATCCGCATGGCCGAGAACCTCACGGGCGTGCTCGGCATCGAGCTGCTGGCGGCCGCCCAGGGCTGCGACTTTCATAAGCCGCTCGCCTCGAGCGCGGCCCTCGAAGCCGTGCGCGCGCGGCTGCGCCGTGACGTGCCGACGCTCGAAGACGACCGCTATTTCCACCCGGACATGGCAGCGGCCAACGCGCTCATCACCGCCGGCGAGGTCATCAAGGCGGCCAATCACACCCTGCCCGGCCTGGAGGGCTGA
- the recG gene encoding ATP-dependent DNA helicase RecG gives MRPNVLDPLFAPLSALSGVGPRMAQLFSRLLDTAPGDARVIDLLFHLPHNGIDRRARPTIAEAVPGEVVTLEVTVTEHRPPPPGRSRAPFRVVVEDDTGDVTLAFFNMTQARLDKMLPLGAKRLVSGKIELWDGHRQMVHPDRVLDADEADKLPPVEPVYGLTEGLSARYVARIAGGALERVPSLPEWQDSAWIQARGFPAFDTALRTLHHPIDMAPFAPEAPARRRLAYDELLATQLALALMRAQGRRRTGRSLAIDGHMADAIRSHLPFALTASQEKAVADIRADLTSPHRMVRLLQGDVGSGKTVVALLAMASAAEAGRQAALMAPTEILARQHHARLAPLAAAAGIEVGLLTGRDKGAERAKTIAKLASGELNLVVGTHALFQEGVTFQDLGFAVIDEQHRFGVHQRFALGAKGEAVDLLVMTATPIPRSLVLSYFGDMDISILSEKPAGRKPIDTRALPLDRLDEVVAGIGRALKQGARVYWVCPLVAESETLDVAAVEERHAMLRQFFGDQVGLLHGKMAGRDKDAAMGAFQRGETRILVATTVIEVGVDVPEATIMVIEHAERFGLAQLHQLRGRVGRGAERSSCLLLYKAPLGEVAKARLGVIRETEDGFRIAEEDLKLRGEGEILGTRQSGAPDFKLARVDQDADLIAAARDDARLILEKDPKLIGPRGEALRFLLYLFERDEAIRLLRGAG, from the coding sequence ATGCGTCCCAACGTCCTCGATCCCCTCTTCGCCCCATTGTCGGCCCTGAGCGGCGTCGGCCCGCGTATGGCGCAGCTGTTCTCGCGGCTGCTCGATACAGCGCCTGGTGACGCACGGGTCATCGACCTGCTCTTCCATCTGCCTCACAACGGCATCGACCGGCGCGCGCGCCCGACCATCGCGGAAGCGGTGCCAGGCGAAGTCGTGACGCTGGAGGTCACGGTAACCGAGCATCGCCCGCCACCGCCCGGGCGCAGCCGCGCGCCCTTCCGCGTCGTGGTGGAGGACGACACCGGCGATGTGACGCTTGCCTTCTTCAACATGACGCAGGCGCGGCTCGACAAGATGCTGCCGCTCGGCGCCAAGCGCCTCGTGTCCGGCAAGATCGAGCTGTGGGACGGGCACCGGCAGATGGTGCATCCGGACCGGGTCCTCGATGCTGACGAGGCTGACAAACTCCCCCCCGTTGAGCCCGTCTATGGTCTCACCGAGGGCCTGTCGGCCCGCTATGTCGCGCGCATCGCCGGCGGCGCGCTGGAGCGCGTTCCCTCTCTGCCTGAATGGCAGGACAGCGCCTGGATCCAGGCGCGGGGGTTTCCGGCCTTCGACACCGCCTTGCGGACCCTGCACCATCCGATCGATATGGCGCCCTTCGCACCCGAGGCGCCGGCACGCCGGCGTCTGGCCTATGACGAACTGCTTGCCACCCAGCTTGCACTCGCGCTGATGCGCGCGCAGGGACGGCGGCGGACCGGGCGCAGCCTCGCCATCGACGGGCATATGGCCGACGCGATCCGGTCGCATCTGCCCTTCGCGCTGACGGCGTCGCAGGAGAAGGCTGTCGCCGATATCCGCGCCGATCTCACCTCCCCTCACCGCATGGTGCGCCTGCTTCAGGGCGACGTCGGCTCCGGCAAAACCGTGGTGGCGTTGCTTGCCATGGCGAGCGCCGCCGAGGCGGGCCGCCAGGCGGCGCTGATGGCGCCCACGGAGATCCTCGCCCGGCAGCATCACGCGCGTCTCGCGCCGCTCGCCGCGGCCGCCGGCATCGAAGTCGGGCTCCTGACGGGGCGGGACAAAGGGGCCGAGCGCGCGAAGACCATCGCCAAGCTCGCCAGCGGCGAGTTGAACCTCGTCGTCGGCACGCATGCCCTGTTTCAGGAGGGCGTGACTTTCCAGGACCTCGGCTTTGCCGTTATCGACGAGCAGCATCGCTTCGGCGTCCACCAGCGCTTCGCGCTCGGCGCCAAGGGCGAGGCCGTCGACCTTCTCGTCATGACCGCGACGCCGATCCCGCGTTCTCTCGTGCTGAGCTATTTCGGCGACATGGATATCTCGATCCTCAGCGAAAAGCCGGCCGGCCGAAAGCCGATCGATACCCGCGCGCTGCCGCTCGACCGTCTCGATGAGGTCGTGGCCGGCATCGGGCGCGCGCTCAAGCAGGGCGCCCGGGTCTACTGGGTCTGTCCGCTCGTCGCCGAATCCGAGACACTCGACGTGGCCGCGGTCGAGGAGCGGCATGCCATGCTCCGGCAGTTCTTCGGCGATCAGGTCGGGCTTCTGCACGGCAAGATGGCCGGCCGCGACAAGGACGCCGCCATGGGGGCCTTCCAGCGCGGCGAGACGCGCATCCTCGTCGCGACCACCGTGATCGAGGTCGGCGTCGACGTGCCGGAAGCAACCATCATGGTGATCGAGCATGCCGAGCGCTTCGGCCTCGCCCAGCTTCACCAGCTCAGGGGGCGCGTCGGGCGCGGCGCCGAGCGGTCAAGCTGCCTCCTTCTCTACAAGGCGCCGCTCGGTGAGGTCGCCAAGGCGCGCCTCGGCGTCATCCGCGAGACGGAGGATGGCTTCCGCATCGCGGAGGAAGACCTGAAGCTGCGCGGGGAAGGGGAAATCCTCGGCACGCGCCAGTCAGGGGCGCCTGATTTCAAGCTCGCCCGGGTCGACCAGGACGCCGACCTCATTGCGGCCGCGCGCGACGACGCGCGGCTCATCCTGGAGAAGGACCCGAAACTCATCGGGCCGCGCGGCGAGGCCCTGCGCTTCCTGTTGTACCTGTTCGAGCGCGACGAGGCGATCCGGCTGCTGCGAGGCGCGGGCTGA